In Lacerta agilis isolate rLacAgi1 chromosome 1, rLacAgi1.pri, whole genome shotgun sequence, the following proteins share a genomic window:
- the LOC117052243 gene encoding glycine N-acyltransferase-like protein 3 has product MLILSCASKLQLLETLLKRNLPQTVVVYGAVLNINRGNPVGHEVIVDSWPDFKAVLTRPWTEADTDNTDLYKNIYAAFYWDLDVYRRLLLDTDAVNWKQTFRLYGNQNGIYEVSENAAAAKKIHLTTTPHFTYLNPNPDKMPQRQLDPGFTISALKSSHVDILNETWPHGGNEQSQRFLDNMVKCFPNICILDSNGHPISWALTDPLGAQLHGYTLPPYRRRGYIAIVIRALSMQSYAAGRPVYVHTALNNVKTQDLLEYMGHQRLSELCHICIHSSP; this is encoded by the exons ATGTTGATCCTATCCTGTGCTTCCAAGTTGCAGTTGCTGGAGACGCTGCTGAAGAGAAACCTCCCTCAAACAGTTGTG GTCTATGGTGCAGTCCTGAATATAAACCGTGGGAACCCAGTGGGCCATGAGGTGATTGTGGATTCTTGGCCGGATTTCAAAGCGGTCCTGACTCGTCCATGGACAGAG GCTGATACAGACAATACAGATTTGTATAAAAACATATATGCAGCCTTTTACTGGGATCTTGATGTGTACCGGAGACTGTTGCTGGACACAGATGCCGTCAACTGGAAGCAAACTTTTCGTCTCTATG GGAACCAGAATGGGATCTATGAGGTCTctgaaaatgctgctgctgccaagaAAATTCATCTGACCACAACTCCCCACTTCACCTACCTGAACCCTAACCCAGATAAAATGCCTCAGCGCCA GCTAGATCCCGGCTTCACAATTTCCGCCTTGAAAAGCTCCCATGTTGACATCCTAAATGAAACATGGCCCCATGGGGGCAATGAACAAAGCCAGCGGTTCCTGGACAACATGGTGAAGTGCTTCCCCAATATCTGCATCCTGGACAGCAATGGTCATCCAATCAGCTGGGCCCTCACAGATCCTCTTGGTGCACAATTACATGGCTACACCCTTCCACCCTACCGCCGAAGGGGCTACATAGCTATAGTGATAAGGGCACTGTCCATGCAAAGCTATGCAGCAGGGCGCCCTGTATATGTCCATACTGCCTTGAATAACGTCAAAACGCAGGATTTGCTGGAATATATGGGCCACCAGAGATTATCTGAATTGTGTCATATCTGCATACATTCTTCACCttag
- the LOC117052271 gene encoding glycine N-acyltransferase-like protein 3 produces the protein MQILTCPSKLKLLETVLQRHLPQALPAYGAVMHINRRNPAQHEVVVDSWPEFKVVLTRPRQEVVKDKQDYYANFHTAFYLDVDAWRTLLENAESIDWGKAFQLQGLQYGLYEAARDIAESRCVNLKPYFYQTILHPDPSAYCQSRYKSGLFHLGSLNSSHSALLNENWSAGRNDRSLRYLDSLICNFPSACLLDKEGQLVSWCLTDQMGCLTHGYTLPQYRGQGCVAAVTRATAVKLHACGFPLYTTVLADNQPSKQTLKRQGFHILPLTNYALFLTPSLQPTR, from the exons ATGCAGATCCTGACCTGCCCCTCCAAGTTGAAGCTGCTTGAGACTGTGCTACAACGGCACCTGCCCCAGGCTCTTCCG GCCTACGGAGCTGTGATGCACATCAACCGTAGAAATCCAGCTCAGCACGAAGTGGTGGTGGACTCTTGGCCGGAGTTTAAAGTTGTCCTTACCCGCCCACGTCAGGAG GTGGTGAAAGACAAGCAGGATTACTACGCCAACTTTCATACTGCTTTCTACTTGGATGTCGACGCCTGGCGAACACTATTGGAAAATGCAGAATCCATTGACTGGGGAAAGGCTTTTCAACTTCAAG GGCTCCAATATGGCTTATATGAAGCTGCCAGAGATATTGCAGAGTCCAGATGTGTCAATCTTAAGCCATACTTCTACCAGACAATCCTGCATCCTGACCCATCTGCCTACTGTCAGAGCCG GTACAAAAGTGGCCTCTTCCACTTGGGCAGCCTAAACTCATCTCATTCAGCTCTGCTCAATGAAAACTGGAGTGCTGGGCGCAATGATCGGAGTCTGCGTTATCTGGACAGCCTGATCTGCAACTTCCCTAGTGCTTGCCTCCTGGACAAAGAAGGCCAGCTGGTTTCCTGGTGCCTTACTGATCAAATGGGTTGTTTGACACATGGCTACACCCTCCCTCAGTACCGAGGACAAggctgtgtggcagctgtgacAAGGGCAACAGCTGTGAAGTTGCACGCATGTGGGTTCCCCCTGTATACTACGGTTTTGGCAGACAACCAGCCTAGCAAACAGACATTGAAGCGTCAAGGATTCCACATCTTGCCCTTGACAAATTATGCGCTTTTCTTAACACCAAGCCTCCAGCCCACAAGATAG